TTAGATACTTTACATCCTCCATCACatctacaaaatatttaattcatatttgaTAAGGCCAGCTCAGCCAAGCAATGCGTGCCAAAAATTGCAGCCTCTATCTCATTGTGATGTGCTATTTAATACATAATGCATGTGATAGATGCCCTAATTGGTTAACTTAGCTTCCTTTCGTTATAATTTAATTCTTACACCgatgacaaaataaaaagttattcattaattttataaatgttggTTAGAATATTCCGCATATTGGTAAATGTGAGAATTTAGTTAGTGATGTCATATGAGCATAACCTTGATAAACcccataaattttcaatttataaaaaaatattcattaaatagcACGTGGCATATCTCAATTTAGATACCTTGATATCCTCCATCAAATGTAGAAAATATTCAAATTCTTATTTGATCTGATTTTGATAATTAGCCAAACAATGGACCAAAATTGCCAACTCTTGTTCATTGGATCATACTAACCCACATTGGGCTTGTAACGGGCCGTACTATTTACACCCCCGTTTTTGGGACTACTATAATGAATGGTCCGAATAAAATTTCAATAGGAAGTTTACCAATAtgaaactcatttttttaagttaagaatgattccctattttaaaaagtCATTCATAAGTTATATGTATACATTTTTAGCTTttaaaagtttctccaaatatataCATTGGGAGGTGGATAACACTATTAAAAAATTGGCTAAGTCATTCATAAGTGTAGATgttataattacaaaatatttactattatttaattattatcattgaCTAATCTCATACCACTCACATCAACAACATTATAACCAAGACAAAATGATATCTCAATATAGTTACGtggttaatatttattttatttgacaaatttgttttatttttcttgtttattaAGTCTTCCTTttttcttgttcgaaaatttaCCCAACTACTCACACACGAGTGAGCAACGTCACACCAAATAAAGAGTGACAGATATAACGTCAAAATTACGTAACTACCCCTCTCTATTCCGATTTGTTCAAAAAACAACCTTTGTGTTTCACCCAACGTGGTTACGACAAAAATCATTGTATATCGTATCGTATCATCACAAATGTCGGTGAGTTTTATTTTCCTCTGCTCTCCAAATTTCTTGGTTATTTCGTTCCGTTTCAGATCCTAATTGAGTTTCATTCTGTTGTGTGTTATGGTTCTATTTGGATGTTTCAACATTCCACtatagagattttttttttttgagaaatgaAAATCCTTGTGTTCATTTTGTTGAATGAAAATTGAGAACTGGGATGGAACTTTAGATTGattgatttctatttatttttcattgaaaattatttagtgctttgtgtcaaattattatatGATGATGTAGTTGTAAATGTAAATTCTCATATTGAATCCATAAGTATtgctttgaaattttttatctaCAATGTTTGTCAATGTATAGGCAACTTCTAAAAAATCACTTGAAGTTCTTATGACGATCAATGATATTCCTCGGAAGTATAAGTTTTGagcaaaatatttgttttcccTTATTCTTATCAAACTGATATTGATCGAGTCATTGTCTCAGCTGTAAAGATTAAGAGGATTGTTCTGAGGAGTTGTGTGGATCTTCATTAGATTTCGCCTTTTGGATATAATGGAAGTTGAAGTGTGATTTTGTGGTTGATTAACTTATAGACTATTCATGATTTACATTTGTTTTCCTAGTTGAATTGATTTCCAtttgggatttttttttttgtttaatttgggCAATGCTCATGAATGTTTTAGTGTTAAGTCATAAAGTTGCATTAGCTGAATTGAATAGGAATTAGCTTCTCAAGTTCATTTTATAGGAAAAAATGTGAAGTTTAACATTTGATTGGAAAATTGAAGGTTGAGattgttataaaaatacatGTTATGTATATCACAAATCATAaagttgtttgttttgtttgttaagtAAAAGGGCATACAAAAGCATCACAATGTAGATTGTCATTCCGACAAAGTTGTCTTCTGACTCCAACAATCATCTGCAACACACTCAAACTATAAAGTTGTTTAAAACATTAATAGTTGATTTTCAATCAATAGTTATAATTCCGCACTTTAGCTTAAGGGCATCTCTCATTTTAGCTTATGACTGGAAATTCTCATGCTATTTGAATTGGTTCATTGTAAGTGGGATTCTACCTCATTGATAGTCCCTGGCATAACCTTTCCTCTTGGTTTATTGACTCTTAGTTACTTTGGTTTGTATTCTCAACTATCAAGCATTGGTGTTAAATAGTGGATAAGtgtagcagaatttgaacaaatcgctATTGTTCTGTAATGCACTATAATATTTAACACAAAATGTTGTCGAATAGCAGCTATAGCGATTATATAGCATTGTGCGTAATGGAATATGAACAAACTTCTATTTCCTGTGTGACCTGCAATCGACATCATACCTATCAAGATAATGCTACCACTCATTAGACTTTTGTATCTGACCTTTAATCAACATTGATTCTGTGTTACGAGcttttattttcaattgaatCTTTGTAATCTTTTGGTGGAAATTAAAAAGTATATCTATTTCTTTTTGTTGGGCTGGTTTTACATTTTCTCTTCTTGCACATGTCATTTTCGTTGCTTCTTCGCCTCCttacttaacaaaatataatgcaaGCAGTCCCTAATCTAACATTTTGTGTGCAGATGTCAGTGGAACATACTGATCAAAGAGCTGAGGCAATTCCCTGCTCCACAGCTACACCAAATTGGACAGTTCATGTTTCAGATGTGAGGAATCTCTTTTATTTAGTAGCATTAGTTTGCACTGCAATTGTTATATACATGATCAGGAATCAATGTTATGTTTCCAGTGTCAACAGAAATAAATATTTGCATGCCATAAATAGTAAAACCTTTGCCACAAACAGTAACAACATTTGAATACTAGTCATAGGTTATTACAATTAAGGTGGAAGCAGCTACTATATTGAAAACCCAAAAGCATTTGATTTGGGTATACCTTaataaaactttcaaatttaattaagattCTAATATCTAGATTCATAGTTTCATACTGAATAGGAACTCAAAATGACTATTTCAGTTTTGTTTGGAAAGTTAAGTTGGCTGATTTTCCTACAATCTTGGTTACTTTAGGTTAATGCTTTTAACCAATTCTTATCTGTGTTTCACTGTCCTGTGTTGGTATTTTAGCTGTccatttttcaaaaatagttAATGATATTTCAGATATTTTTTCCTGGAAAATTTTCAAGTTCATTCCGTTTTGATTTCTTACAGATAAGAACGGTTAAGGTGAGTAACATATCACAGATTACTTCAAAAAAGGACATTGAAGAATTCTTTTCATTCTCAGGTGATATTCAATATATTGAGATGCAAAGGTCAGAGCACTTGCAATGTACTTATCTTTATTCATTTCTCatgttttatattgttttaactattatattatataaatgtcACCCTAATCTTTGTTGTAACTTGTAATTCCGCAGGGAATTTGATCGCACTCAAGTCGCTTATGTTACCTTTAAGGATTCACAGGGAGCAGAGACAGCAGTTCTCTTGACAGTATGTGCATACGCAAATTATTTTTGCGTTAAAAATGTTACCGTACATTTCATAATAATTAGATACGTTGCACCTTACTAAACATATTAATCATTTCTGCTATAAGATAAACCGATATAGATACTTTTAGTTGATTCTCATTTTTAAGTCGTGTTTATTCTTCGATTTTTAATTTAGGGTTCTAAGATAGCTGACCTATATGTCACCATCTCACCTGTGGAGAAGTACCAGCTTCCTCCAGAAGCTATTCCCTCAAGACCAGTAAGTACTtagtttattgtattttatttattgcaaACAAATgccatttaaaacattttcgcATAAATTCGATTAATAACTAGATGGCTACACTGTGGGTGTTGTTTATAGTgctaaagtaaaatattttgtaaactGTAACCAAAATCGGATGGACCTTAAGGAGACTTTTAGATCTAGATGCAAAATCTCTGCATGTTTAAACAAATTgtcaatttatcaatttatgATGTAAAATGGTCTTCTCAATAGACAAACCAAAGTGGTGCTGTTGTTCAGAAGGCTGAAGATGTAATAAGCACAATGCTTGCCAAGGGTTTCATTTTAGGAAAGGATGCAATCAACAAGACAAAATCGTTTGACGAGCGTCTTCAATTGAGCTCAAATGCTTCTTCCACAGTTGCTTCTATTGATCATAAATTAGGTTTAAGCGATAAACTTAGTATTGGATCGACCATTGTCAATGAAAAAGTGAAAGAGATGGATGAAAGGTATCAGCTTTCTGGAATGACAAAGTCTGCTATTGCGGTTGCCGAGCAAAAGGCAAGTAGTGCTGGATCTGCTATCATGAGCAATTCTTACGTCTTAACCGGAGCTTCATGGGTTTCGAGTGCGTTTAGCGCTATTGCAAAGGCAGCCGGGGATGTCAGCACGATGACCATGGAGAAGGTTGAACAAGCTGAGGTGGAAAAAAAGGAGATCATTTACAGTGAACGAAAAGGGACGGTCGATGAATATGCTCAGATACACTTCGAGGACTCTTTGAACGGCGGCCCGGCAGTAGTTCCTGTTAATACAGACAATGACAGTAAAGCTAGTAATTTTCTAACATGAACTGACTCACAATCCCTAACATCCTTAAAAGCACAGCTGGATTGATCTTGTTGGCATAGTTGTTTTCAGTCTTCAGTTGCTGCAAATTTGTTGTCCATGAAAAGTTATTTGGATTGTTATAGTGATGTAAAGGTTTGTCTTACAGACATGATTCATAAACATGATCATCATTCATGTATAaatattctttattattttctatcAACATATACTTTTTGAGTTTTATGTTAACTTCTTCCTTTGTGTCATACCTATGAAGGGGTTTTACTTTTAATACAATGTCTCGATAATATAATTCATTTGTACAGAAAGTTGTGTCATCAAGAGCATAAAAGTGACATAAGtacatttattgtttttattttcatctccggtgaaagaaaaaatatataattttttcttttataatttttctttacataaatttataggtcaaaattgaaatttcatttttggacTTCTAAAAAGTTTTTCACTGCAAACTAAGTTGCACCTATttgtttttactaaaaaatatgcaagtattttgtttttactaaaaaatatgcACCTATTGTTTATGGTTACATACATGATACATACAAGTCTTTTAGTTTATACATTAACTGAATATCTCTCTATACTATCAATTTATTTACGGCACATCTATTTGTACTAATAAATcagttaaatttaatatttttatatttttaaaataaaaataaaaatagttataatttattacaaATACTATACAAATGATTGTCACGAAagagttaattaaaattaatttttttaattgttataaaaatgagAACAATCACAACACAAATTACTATGTCAGTTTAAAATTGTATAACATTGACCGTGTATAACTATTACAATCATCTTATATCAATAATACACAAATTACTAAAAAAGTCGTCGGAGCATACAATTTTATATACCTGAGACATATAATTGTCATTAATCAATTAGATtaatttaacattatttttgtatcttcaaaataaaaatgagaatacttatatatactcattgtaattTATTACAAAAAGCACACAAGACAAATAGTTGTTGCTTAATATTTAGTTaatgttattgtttttttaaatatcgacataaaaatgagaacaattataatgcacaactataattttttattaaattttttcatatttttctaaaatgaaAGAATAAAGAAACTTTTGGAGTGTACAATTTATACACAAGACACATATTTGCAtctaatcaattagttaaatttaatatttattatattttttaaataaaactgagaatatttataatatattaattataatttattataaaaactataCACTAGACAAATGTTTGTACTAtagaattagttaaaataagtttattttaatatcgttgatattaaaataaaaacaattatattacACTATCATTTTTTCAGGTTTGTCTGAAAATAAGCGACTAAAGACATTGTTGAAACTTATAATTCACACACTAGTCATatatttgtcactaataaattaattagttaaatttgatattttattatatcttctatataaaattgagaataattatttattattaaaattatatacgaAATAAATGATTGGTATTAAAGAATTACTTAAATTAGTGTTCTTTTAATACCGtcgacataaaaataaaaacaattataatacactaacaataatttttacaaacttcaattttttatgtagtttttcaaaaaatgaGTCACTAAAGAAGAATTGGAGCATAAAATTTATACAcgggacaaatattttttactactcaattaattagtaattttttataataaatgaaaataattataatataataattataatttattatgaaaaccatataagatAAATGATTGTCATTGCAGAATTAATGTCACATTATAATATCTTCTAAAAAcaatacatatatttatcattttaaaacacataataaatgtttattattgataaatattaattagtatattattCATGGACAAATATGTGTACTAACCAATTAgtatgtttgtttttattttattttatttgatatcttataaataaaattgagaatatgtataatatactaattataatgTACTATAAAAATCATACACGGGACAAATCattatcacaattttttttaattaaaattagtattttttttttttttaatattgttgacataAAATGTGCAcaaatataatatactaattatatttatttttgatacataaaaatataggtgataaatatttattaatgataaaaaaaaattacataataaatatttgacaaaaaaaggGACAAATATTAGTCAgtgataaacataaaaaatcatatgacaaatatttgtcactgataaataataaaatatgagataaatattcgtaattaataaatattaaaaaaatatataattaatgcgTATAAAAAACACgaggataaatatttgtcaataataaatataaaaaatcacaagaCAAGTATTTGCCATCGATACAAAAAAATcgaggataaatatttatcaatgataaataaaaaaaattacataacaaAGATTTCTCactaatataaaaaagtgacaaatgtttataagtgataaatataaaaaatcatagaacaaaatatttatcattggtACATAAAAAATACATGAGACAAATCCTTATCATTAACGAATATTAAAAAACGTGGAATAAATATTTCTAATGATGCATAAAAaacatgagataaatattttttaatgataaataaaaaaaacacgaGACAAATAACTATCAgtaatacattaaaaa
The genomic region above belongs to Cicer arietinum cultivar CDC Frontier isolate Library 1 chromosome 4, Cicar.CDCFrontier_v2.0, whole genome shotgun sequence and contains:
- the LOC101505546 gene encoding binding partner of ACD11 1-like, whose amino-acid sequence is MSMSVEHTDQRAEAIPCSTATPNWTVHVSDIRTVKVSNISQITSKKDIEEFFSFSGDIQYIEMQREFDRTQVAYVTFKDSQGAETAVLLTGSKIADLYVTISPVEKYQLPPEAIPSRPTNQSGAVVQKAEDVISTMLAKGFILGKDAINKTKSFDERLQLSSNASSTVASIDHKLGLSDKLSIGSTIVNEKVKEMDERYQLSGMTKSAIAVAEQKASSAGSAIMSNSYVLTGASWVSSAFSAIAKAAGDVSTMTMEKVEQAEVEKKEIIYSERKGTVDEYAQIHFEDSLNGGPAVVPVNTDNDSKASNFLT